The Deltaproteobacteria bacterium genome has a window encoding:
- a CDS encoding DUF4143 domain-containing protein codes for MVQRSHWIRTIENLWGTKSVVWLAGVRRAGKTFLCQSLPDVEYLDCELPSVRRTLEDPEGFLRDVGPRRVILDEVHRLPNPSELLKIAADYHRDTRIIATGSSSLGASRRFRDTLTDRKRDLWLTPMLMRDEQEFGARGLDHRFRFGGLPPFYMAEAVPEDGFQDWIDSYWAKDVQELFQVGRRWSFMRFVELMFAQSGGMFEATRFAADCEVSRTTIANYLQILEDTLVIQVIRPYSTRRATEIVAAPKVYGFDTGFVGLFKGWEGLRNEDRGALWEHYVLNEYLGRRQKRDLHYWRDKRGHEVDFVTLRRGKAVAIECKWRADGFDPRNLRAFRKAYPEGENFVVTPDTDRSYTRRDGDLQFRFVGLGELVRRLV; via the coding sequence ATGGTACAGCGAAGCCACTGGATCAGGACCATCGAGAACCTTTGGGGAACGAAGTCCGTGGTCTGGCTCGCCGGCGTCCGCAGGGCGGGTAAGACATTCCTTTGTCAATCCTTGCCGGATGTCGAGTATCTCGATTGCGAGCTTCCGAGCGTGCGCCGGACGTTGGAGGACCCGGAAGGCTTCCTCCGGGATGTGGGGCCGCGCAGGGTGATCCTCGACGAGGTCCACCGCCTGCCCAATCCGTCGGAGCTCCTGAAGATCGCCGCGGACTACCACCGCGACACCAGGATCATCGCCACGGGGTCCTCCTCGCTGGGAGCGTCCCGAAGATTCCGGGACACGCTCACCGACCGGAAGCGCGACCTGTGGCTGACTCCCATGCTGATGCGGGACGAGCAGGAGTTCGGTGCGCGAGGGCTCGATCACCGTTTCCGGTTCGGCGGCCTTCCGCCGTTCTACATGGCCGAGGCGGTGCCCGAGGACGGCTTTCAGGACTGGATCGATTCCTACTGGGCCAAGGACGTCCAGGAACTGTTCCAGGTGGGGCGCCGCTGGTCCTTCATGCGGTTCGTCGAGCTGATGTTCGCCCAAAGCGGCGGCATGTTCGAAGCCACACGGTTCGCGGCCGACTGCGAGGTCAGCCGCACGACCATCGCCAACTATCTGCAGATCCTCGAAGACACCCTGGTCATCCAGGTCATCCGGCCCTACAGCACACGGCGTGCCACCGAGATCGTCGCGGCGCCGAAGGTTTACGGCTTCGACACCGGGTTCGTCGGCCTGTTCAAAGGGTGGGAGGGGTTGCGCAACGAAGACCGCGGCGCCCTGTGGGAACACTACGTGTTGAACGAGTACCTGGGCCGCCGGCAGAAAAGGGACCTGCACTACTGGCGCGACAAGCGCGGCCACGAGGTGGACTTCGTCACCCTCAGGCGCGGGAAGGCGGTGGCCATCGAATGCAAGTGGCGCGCCGACGGCTTCGATCCGCGCAACCTGCGCGCCTTCCGCAAGGCGTATCCCGAGGGCGAGAACTTCGTGGTCACCCCCGATACGGACCGGTCCTACACGCGGCGCGACGGGGACCTCCAGTTCCGGTTTGTGGGGCTGGGCGAATTGGTCCGGCGGTTGGTGTAG
- a CDS encoding DMT family transporter encodes METGIAYALAAALFWGTSPVLVKRGLRDANLSGAVLLQQAGSVLTMLLIIVLSFGTVRLQMPWTAAGVFVSVGLVGSFLGRTFVLKGIDEIGASKANSIANSAPLLTAVYAIVLLGETATPFILVGIVLIVGGLLLITRGAPGGDPRGPVPYKAFLNPLLSIIFFGFGPILKKLAILSGGTPIPGALVTHLTGLVLVVTCGRFLRIDWREGIRISTKGAAVLLLSGVAQGLGSVLTYLAVTHAPAIIVAPIWNVQPLITFSLARLILREDETVTLKDGVAAVLVVAGVFFLFQARG; translated from the coding sequence ATGGAAACCGGCATCGCCTATGCGCTGGCGGCGGCGCTTTTCTGGGGCACTTCGCCGGTGCTGGTGAAGCGCGGGCTCCGGGACGCCAACCTGAGCGGTGCGGTGTTGTTGCAGCAGGCCGGCTCGGTGCTGACCATGCTGCTGATCATCGTCCTGTCGTTCGGCACGGTGCGGTTGCAAATGCCCTGGACCGCCGCCGGCGTGTTCGTTTCCGTGGGTCTGGTGGGGAGCTTTCTTGGCCGCACCTTCGTGCTCAAGGGCATCGACGAGATCGGCGCCTCCAAGGCCAATTCCATCGCCAACTCCGCTCCGCTGCTCACCGCGGTCTATGCCATCGTGCTGCTGGGCGAGACGGCCACCCCGTTCATCCTCGTCGGGATCGTGCTCATCGTGGGGGGACTGCTGCTGATCACCCGCGGCGCGCCGGGCGGCGACCCGCGCGGACCCGTGCCCTACAAGGCCTTTCTCAACCCGCTCCTGTCCATCATCTTCTTCGGCTTCGGCCCGATCCTCAAGAAGCTCGCGATCCTCTCCGGCGGCACGCCGATCCCTGGCGCGTTGGTGACCCACCTCACCGGCCTCGTGTTGGTGGTCACCTGCGGGCGGTTCCTGCGCATCGATTGGCGGGAGGGAATTCGTATTTCAACGAAAGGCGCCGCCGTCCTGTTGCTGTCGGGAGTGGCCCAGGGATTGGGATCGGTCCTCACCTATCTCGCCGTGACCCACGCCCCTGCCATCATCGTCGCGCCCATCTGGAACGTGCAGCCACTGATCACCTTCTCCCTCGCCCGGCTGATCCTGCGCGAAGACGAGACCGTGACGCTCAAGGACGGCGTGGCCGCGGTGCTGGTGGTGGCGGGCGTGTTCTTCCTGTTTCAGGCGCGGGGGTAG